Proteins from one uncultured Anaeromusa sp. genomic window:
- a CDS encoding phosphomannomutase/phosphoglucomutase, whose product MKHNIYHACDIRGIADRDLDDATVTDIARALGVMLTGKTVVVGGDIRLSTPRLKPILCRELAASGCRVLDIGTVATPVFYYALRQSEAEGGVMITASHNPAPYNGFKLVLGPLPVREEEVAHIASLVGEKACVRAEGSLESWDVAKAYLRDTAAKAAPGKLKVVVDAGCGATAPFAPALYNSLGYEVVDLYCEADGNFPGRAPNPALAENLVALGQAVRQHQAALGVAFDGDGDRVGFVDETGAAIDNDLIMVLLARHYLEQKGPGAIIYDAKCSMVVPEAVAQAGGRAVMARAGHTFSKQAFLEEQALFAGEISGHFFLSELGYDDGMFAGLKVCEFVASHGALSSLVSEIPRYPLTPDIRVPYAGADKDALLDEAAAKLETYQPNRIDGVRLEFADGWGMIRASVTEPLFTLRFEAKSQQRLAEIAELLVQALRPDVGTAVRAKIVAAGVSL is encoded by the coding sequence ATGAAACACAATATTTATCACGCCTGCGACATTCGCGGCATTGCCGATAGGGATTTAGACGACGCGACAGTAACGGATATTGCCAGAGCGCTGGGCGTGATGTTAACCGGAAAAACCGTGGTGGTCGGCGGCGATATTCGTTTGTCTACGCCGCGTTTAAAGCCGATTTTATGCCGTGAACTGGCGGCTTCCGGCTGTCGGGTGCTGGACATTGGCACGGTGGCGACGCCGGTGTTTTATTATGCGCTGCGTCAAAGTGAAGCCGAAGGCGGCGTTATGATTACCGCCAGTCACAATCCGGCGCCCTATAACGGCTTTAAGCTGGTCTTGGGCCCGTTGCCGGTGAGAGAAGAAGAGGTGGCTCATATTGCCTCTTTGGTTGGGGAGAAAGCGTGCGTGCGTGCAGAGGGTTCGCTGGAAAGCTGGGACGTAGCCAAAGCCTATCTGCGGGATACCGCCGCCAAAGCCGCCCCGGGTAAACTGAAAGTAGTTGTCGACGCAGGCTGCGGGGCGACCGCGCCGTTTGCGCCTGCGTTGTATAATTCCTTAGGGTATGAGGTAGTCGATCTATATTGCGAGGCCGACGGGAATTTTCCTGGACGTGCGCCTAACCCGGCGTTAGCGGAAAATCTTGTCGCTTTGGGGCAAGCTGTGCGGCAGCATCAAGCGGCGCTGGGCGTAGCCTTTGACGGCGACGGCGACCGCGTAGGCTTTGTTGATGAAACAGGAGCCGCCATTGATAACGATTTGATCATGGTGTTGCTGGCGAGGCACTATCTGGAACAAAAAGGGCCTGGCGCGATCATTTATGACGCAAAATGCTCCATGGTTGTGCCGGAAGCAGTGGCGCAAGCGGGCGGCCGAGCCGTTATGGCCCGGGCGGGGCATACTTTCAGCAAACAAGCCTTCTTAGAGGAACAGGCGCTTTTTGCCGGTGAGATCAGCGGCCATTTCTTTCTGTCCGAGCTGGGCTATGACGACGGCATGTTTGCAGGACTCAAAGTCTGCGAATTTGTGGCCAGCCATGGCGCGTTATCTTCTTTAGTGAGTGAAATACCGCGCTATCCTTTGACCCCGGATATTCGCGTACCCTATGCCGGAGCAGACAAGGATGCGCTTTTGGATGAGGCGGCAGCCAAGCTGGAAACCTACCAACCAAACCGTATTGACGGCGTGCGTTTGGAATTTGCCGACGGCTGGGGGATGATTCGCGCCTCCGTGACAGAGCCTCTTTTTACGCTGCGCTTTGAAGCAAAATCGCAACAGCGTTTAGCGGAAATTGCGGAGCTTCTGGTGCAAGCCTTGCGGCCTGACGTAGGCACGGCTGTGCGCGCGAAGATTGTAGCCGCCGGAGTGTCCTTATGA
- a CDS encoding MBL fold metallo-hydrolase encodes MSAQVHVLASGSTGNATYVALGGAKVLVDAGISARRIQKGLESIGVAVSELDAVVLTHEHRDHVLGLGTLTRRHGVPVYARPAAWQAMKGKDKMEASCCRELPERLHIGGVDIHTFPISHDAADPVGFNFFHHDVKCSVATDLGFATETVVRALAYSDILVLEANHDVNMLEGGSYPWHLKQRILSNRGHLSNDAAAWLLAKLPKKKQTEVFLAHLSQENNRPQLALETVETILRSQSVGDEENNIRLLLTYPDQMTSL; translated from the coding sequence ATGAGCGCGCAGGTGCATGTACTGGCCAGCGGCAGTACGGGGAATGCTACGTACGTCGCCCTGGGCGGAGCCAAGGTGCTTGTGGATGCAGGCATCAGCGCCCGGCGCATTCAAAAAGGCCTGGAATCCATCGGCGTAGCGGTGTCCGAGCTGGACGCCGTGGTGCTGACCCATGAGCATCGCGACCATGTGCTGGGGCTGGGAACCTTGACGCGGCGGCATGGCGTGCCGGTGTACGCCCGACCGGCAGCGTGGCAGGCGATGAAGGGCAAGGATAAAATGGAGGCGTCGTGTTGCAGGGAACTGCCGGAGCGCCTACATATTGGCGGCGTGGATATTCATACCTTTCCGATTTCTCATGACGCGGCAGATCCGGTAGGCTTTAATTTTTTTCATCATGATGTGAAATGCAGCGTGGCGACCGACTTGGGCTTTGCGACGGAAACGGTAGTGCGAGCGCTGGCGTATTCGGATATATTGGTGCTGGAAGCCAACCATGACGTAAACATGCTGGAAGGCGGCAGTTATCCCTGGCACTTAAAACAGCGTATTTTGAGTAACCGAGGCCATTTGTCTAACGACGCGGCGGCCTGGCTTTTGGCGAAGCTGCCGAAAAAAAAGCAGACCGAGGTATTTCTGGCCCATCTTAGCCAGGAAAATAATCGTCCCCAACTGGCTCTAGAAACGGTAGAAACCATCTTGCGCAGTCAAAGCGTGGGGGACGAAGAAAACAATATTCGCTTGCTGCTGACCTATCCAGATCAAATGACCAGCTTGTAA
- a CDS encoding trypsin-like peptidase domain-containing protein has product MSWKETYRQWAPFFVIAVIGALIGGGLVMAYGQKFAEKPPAMALQESVVIPGANATNVSEARNTAIVRAAQAVGPAVVGITNKAYARDFFNRKVVVERGTGSGVIFDKRGYIATNYHVVEEAKEIVVSLADGRTVDGRVLGVDPITDLAVVKIEADNLPVAAMGDSDSLLVGEPAIAIGNPLGLEFKGSVTAGVISAVNRSLEIGERRFKLIQTDAAINPGNSGGALVNADGVVIGINSAKIAKEGVEGIGFSIPINTARPILQSIIDKGRVVRSYLGIGVLDKNTAARYGYELNTDQGVYVAKVDAQGPAAKAGLRIGDLVLSINGVATNTVAELRGTIDSLAPGSRADVVLQRGGRNITVNILFEETPAAQ; this is encoded by the coding sequence ATGAGTTGGAAAGAAACCTATCGCCAATGGGCGCCCTTTTTTGTCATTGCCGTCATTGGCGCATTAATCGGCGGCGGCTTAGTCATGGCCTACGGCCAGAAATTTGCCGAAAAGCCGCCTGCGATGGCGCTGCAGGAAAGCGTTGTGATTCCCGGAGCGAATGCTACTAATGTCTCGGAGGCGCGTAATACCGCCATTGTCCGTGCGGCGCAAGCGGTAGGGCCAGCGGTAGTAGGCATTACCAACAAGGCGTACGCCCGCGACTTTTTCAACCGCAAGGTAGTCGTTGAGCGCGGCACCGGCTCCGGCGTGATTTTTGATAAGCGCGGCTACATCGCGACGAACTATCATGTAGTAGAAGAAGCCAAGGAAATTGTAGTTTCTCTGGCGGACGGCAGAACCGTGGACGGACGGGTGTTAGGCGTTGATCCTATTACGGATTTGGCCGTGGTAAAGATCGAGGCGGACAATTTGCCCGTAGCGGCGATGGGAGACAGCGATTCACTATTGGTTGGCGAACCGGCCATTGCCATCGGCAATCCGCTGGGCCTTGAATTTAAAGGCAGCGTTACGGCAGGCGTGATCAGCGCCGTGAACCGTTCCCTTGAAATTGGCGAGCGACGCTTCAAACTCATTCAGACCGATGCCGCCATCAATCCCGGCAATTCCGGCGGTGCGCTGGTCAACGCCGATGGCGTGGTGATTGGCATCAATAGCGCCAAAATTGCTAAAGAAGGCGTCGAAGGCATCGGCTTTTCCATTCCCATCAATACGGCCCGTCCTATTTTGCAATCCATCATCGATAAAGGGCGCGTCGTGCGTTCCTATCTGGGCATAGGCGTGCTGGACAAGAATACCGCCGCTCGCTACGGCTATGAGCTGAATACAGACCAAGGCGTGTACGTCGCCAAAGTGGATGCGCAGGGACCGGCTGCTAAAGCGGGGCTGCGTATTGGAGATTTGGTGCTCTCCATTAACGGCGTTGCCACCAATACCGTGGCTGAACTGCGCGGAACCATTGACAGCCTGGCGCCCGGAAGCCGCGCCGATGTGGTGCTGCAGCGCGGCGGACGCAATATCACCGTGAACATTCTCTTTGAAGAAACTCCGGCGGCGCAATAA
- the rlmH gene encoding 23S rRNA (pseudouridine(1915)-N(3))-methyltransferase RlmH: MHITIAAVGKIKEKYLTMGIAEFTKRLGPFCKLSIVEVDEEKLPDRPSDAERAQALVKEGERLLKHVRDNSYCIVLDVFGQNLSSEELSAHIDRCALDGKSDIVFLIGGAFGLAPQLRQRANLKLSFSRMTFTHQMVRLLLVEQVYRAYKISRGEPYHW; the protein is encoded by the coding sequence ATGCATATTACCATCGCCGCTGTCGGCAAAATCAAAGAAAAATACCTTACCATGGGTATCGCGGAATTCACCAAACGCCTGGGGCCTTTCTGCAAGCTCTCCATTGTCGAAGTGGACGAAGAAAAGCTGCCCGACCGTCCATCGGACGCCGAGCGCGCTCAGGCGTTGGTCAAAGAAGGCGAGCGCCTCTTAAAGCATGTTCGGGACAATAGCTATTGCATCGTTCTCGATGTATTTGGACAGAACCTGTCCTCCGAAGAACTCTCCGCCCATATCGACCGCTGCGCTCTTGATGGCAAAAGCGACATTGTCTTCCTCATCGGCGGCGCTTTCGGCTTGGCTCCGCAGCTGCGCCAACGGGCCAATCTCAAACTCTCCTTCTCTCGCATGACCTTTACCCACCAAATGGTAAGATTGCTGCTGGTGGAACAGGTTTATCGGGCGTACAAGATTAGCCGGGGAGAACCGTATCATTGGTAA